One Molothrus aeneus isolate 106 chromosome 29, BPBGC_Maene_1.0, whole genome shotgun sequence genomic region harbors:
- the CKAP2L gene encoding LOW QUALITY PROTEIN: cytoskeleton-associated protein 2-like (The sequence of the model RefSeq protein was modified relative to this genomic sequence to represent the inferred CDS: inserted 1 base in 1 codon; deleted 1 base in 1 codon): MEPAAQRRSQLQNCQVAKERLKCSNAKPFLKDWTNRLNPSLEPVSKLKHAKEEPALDKFRKALPESRSMSQNTNNRTQPLQPSQSLPASSNLMHKYPGTKQGESTAVRQPGTTAGGSLKQHSQPPPVRRFPTKPPTLGKPQGTTNLKSNLNPGVTLPRPRPTVKKVTDRKDMKVVAPGHMAASQGTGHKNQSHSIHNSKTHVLEDELRSRRDQLKPELPKASGMHSRPVPRTPSAADRRKQLEEWLAAKGRTYKRPPMILLQKQAVIPSCRKVKPTEKQENPEQHCQVEINNILTECPKLIEAGVHAEEISTVLSPVLQAEKFAKFWFCQAKLLARXGPFDVLQLYREAVSAGAEPVEELRQTAFNILKDAGQKLEGEKAEEPTPREPTTPCPAERHPIASTPGLVGRCMTSLPPSVKLQVTSASRGREFLEGPELKFLTPVRRSLRTERARSRYPEMLKDHDPVVSSLSEILDAEEGTLFFFRKNKALPEVTELEGLSSYPPKST, from the exons ATGGAGCCGGCGG CGCAACGGAGGAGCCAGCTGCAGAACTGCCAAGTAgccaaggaaaggctgaaatgCTCAAATGCCAA ACCCTTTTTAAAGGACTGGACTAATCGCCTGAATCCATCCTTAGAACCAGTCTCTAAACTCAAGCAT GCTAAGGAAGAGCCAGCTCTGGATAAATTCAGGAAAGCCCTGCCAGAATCAAGGAGCATGTCACAAAATACAAATAACAGAACTCAGCCATTGCAGCCCTCTCAGTCCCTTCCTGCTTCTTCTAATTTGATGCATAAATACCCAGGGACAAAGCAAGGAGAAAGTACTGCTGTGAGGCAACCTGGCACAACAGCAGGGGGAAGTctgaagcagcacagccagcctccCCCAGTGAGAAGATTTCCCACCAAGCCTCCCACCTTGGGCAAGCCCCAGGGGACCACAAACCTGAAATCAAACCTGAACCCAGGTGTCACTTTACCACGGCCAAGGCCCACGGTTAAAAAGGTAACGGACAGGAAGGACATGAAGGTGGTGGCTCCTGGACACATGGCAGCATCCCAAGGGACAGGTCACAAAAACCAGTCTCACAGCATACACAACTCCAAAACTCATGTCCTTGAGGATGAGTTGAGAAGCAGGAGAGATCAGCTTAAACCAGAGCTGCCGAAGGCAAGTGGCATGCACTCTAGGCCCGTTCCAAGGACTCCATCAGCTGCAGATCGTAG GAAACAGCTGGAGGAGTGGTTGGCAGCCAAAGGCAGGACATACAAGCGGCCGCCGATGATTCTGCTTCAGAAGCAGGCGGTGATACCATCCTGCAGAAAGGTCAAGCCAACAGAGAAACAAGAGaatccagagcagcactgccaagtcgAGATAAACAACATATTAACTGAGTGCCCGAAGCTCATTGAGGCG GGTGTCCATGCAGAGGAGATCTCAACAGTGCTGTCCCCT GTGCTCCAGGCAGAGAAATTTGCCAAATTCTGGTTCTGCCAAGCAAAGCTGCTGGCCC ATGGCCCCTTTGATGTGTTGCAGCTGTACAGAGAAGCAGTCAGCGCTGGGGCTGAG ccagTCGAAGAGCTCAGACAAACTGCTTTCAATATTTTGAAGGATGCAGGCCAAAAACTGGAAG gagaaaaggcagaggaacCCACTCCTCGGGAGCCTACCACACCTTGTCCAGCTGAGAGGCATCCCATAGCATCAACTCCAGGCCTGGTGGGGAGGTGCATGACCTCCCTCCCCCCCTCAGTCAAGTTACAGGTTACATCTGCATCCAG AGGAAGGGAATTCCTGGAAGGCCCAGAATTGAAATTTCTAACACCCGTCCGGCGCTCCCTGCGGACTGAGAGGGCTCGGAGTCGCTACCCAGAGATGCTAAAGGACCATGACCCTGTGGTGTCATCCCTCAGTGAAATCCTGGATGCTGAGGAGGGGACTCTCTTCTTCTTCCGGAAAAACAAAGCTTTACCAGAAGTGACAGAGCTGGAGGGCTTGAGTTCATATCCCCCCAAGAGCACCTGA
- the LOC136567630 gene encoding cytosolic purine 5'-nucleotidase-like isoform X2, protein MGSEGQRGPAAARGPGQGDPRALRRDCQHRIFVNRSLALEKIKCFGFDMDYTLAMYKSPDYEELAFALLLEHLVAIGYPPEILAYKYDPSFPTRGLVFDALYGNLLKVDSHGNLLVCAHGFRFLKGAEILHYYPNKFIQRDDMKRFHILNTLFNLTEAHLYACLVDFFTNCSRYVNCDTGYKHGNLFMSFRSMFQDVREAMDHVHLSGCLKEKTLENLEKYVVKDPRVPLLLSRMKEVGKVFLATNSDYTYTDAIMSYLFDFSNEDKADVPRRPWRSYFDLIVVDTRKPLFFAEGTVLRQVDTDTGKLRIGTYTGPLQHCAVYSGGSSDVVCDLLGVKGKDILYMGDHIFGDILKSKKRQGWRTFLVVPELARELQVWTEKSELFEELRSLDLFLAELYQHLDSGSSERPDISSIKRRIQKVTHEMDMCYGKMGSLFRCGSRQTLFANQLMRYADLYAASFINFLYYPFSYLFRAPPVLMAHESTVEHSHRDSGDAGTALPPWLAQHGDPHQQIQFFRVCYC, encoded by the exons ATGGGTAGCGAGGGCCAACGGGGCCCGGCTGCGGCCCGGGGCCCCGGGCAGGGCGACCCCCGGGCCCTGCGGAGGGACTGCCAGCACCG GATCTTCGTCAACCGGAGCCTGGCGCTGGAGAAGATCAAGTGCTTTGGCTTTGACATGGACTACACCTTGGCTA TGTACAAGTCCCCTGACTATGAGGAGCTGGCCTTcgctctgctgctggagcacctTGTTGCCATCGGGTACCCTCCTGAGATCCTGGCCTACAAATATGACCCCAGCTTCCCCACCCG GGGGCTGGTGTTCGATGCCCTGTACGGGAACCTGCTGAAGGTGGATTCCCACGGGAACCTGCTGGTCTGTGCCCATGGCTTCCGTTTCCTCAAGGG agccGAAATCCTCCACTATTACCCCAACAAGTTCATCCAGCGGGATGACATGAAGCGCTTCCACATCCTCAACACCCTCTTCAACCTCACAG AGGCCCACCTCTATGCCTGTCTCGTGGACTTCTTCACCAACTGCTCCAGATATGTCAA CTGTGACACTGGCTACAAGCACGGGAACCTCTTCATGTCCTTCCGCAGCATGTTCCAGGATGTGCGCGAGGCCATGGACCACGTCCACCTCTCT ggctgcctcaAGGAGAAGACGCTGGAGAACCTGGAGAAATATGTGGTGAAGGAT CCCCGTGTGCCGCTGCTGCTGAGCCGCATGAAGGAGGTGGGGAAAGTCTTCCTGGCCACCAACAGTGACTACACCTACACTGAT GCCATCATGTCCTACCTGTTTGACTTCAGCAATGAGGACAAG GCTGACGTCCCACGGCGACCCTGGAGGTCCTACTTCGACCTGATTGTGGTGGACACCCGCAAGCCCCTCTTCTTTGCTGAGGGCACTGTCCTGCGCCAAGTGGACACG GACACGGGGAAGCTGCGCATTGGGACGTACACGGGCCCCCTGCAGCACTGTGCTGTGTACTCCGGTG GCTCCTCGGATGTGGTGTGTGACCTCCTGGGTGTGAAGGGCAAGGACATCCTCTACATGGGGGACCACATCTTCGGGGACATCCTGAAATCCAAGAAGCGGCAGGGCTGGCGCACCTTCCTGGTGGTGCCTGAGCTGGCCCGAGAGCTGCAGGTCTGGACAGAGAAGAGtg AGCTCTTTGAGGAGCTGCGGAGCCTGGATCTCTTCCTGGCCGAGCTGTACCA GCACTTGGACAGTGGCAGCAGTGAGCGCCCAGACATCAGCTCCATCAAGCGCCGGATCCAG AAAGTCACACATGAGATGGACATGTGCTATGGAAAGATGGGCAGCCTGTTCCGCTGTGGCTCGCGTCAGACACTCTTTGCCAACCAGCTGATGCGCTACGCAGACCTCTACGCTGCCTCCTTCATCAACTTCCTCTATTACCCCTTCAGCTACCTCTTCCGGGCTCCCCCTGTCCTG ATGGCTCATGAGTCAACAGTGGAGCACTCTCACCGGGACTCAGGGgatgctggcactgcccttccTCCCTGGCTGGCCCAGCATGGTGACCCTCACCAGCAG ATACAATTTTTCAGAGTGTGCTATTGCTAA
- the LOC136567630 gene encoding cytosolic purine 5'-nucleotidase-like isoform X1 translates to MGSEGQRGPAAARGPGQGDPRALRRDCQHRIFVNRSLALEKIKCFGFDMDYTLAMYKSPDYEELAFALLLEHLVAIGYPPEILAYKYDPSFPTRGLVFDALYGNLLKVDSHGNLLVCAHGFRFLKGAEILHYYPNKFIQRDDMKRFHILNTLFNLTEAHLYACLVDFFTNCSRYVNCDTGYKHGNLFMSFRSMFQDVREAMDHVHLSGCLKEKTLENLEKYVVKDPRVPLLLSRMKEVGKVFLATNSDYTYTDAIMSYLFDFSNEDKADVPRRPWRSYFDLIVVDTRKPLFFAEGTVLRQVDTDTGKLRIGTYTGPLQHCAVYSGGSSDVVCDLLGVKGKDILYMGDHIFGDILKSKKRQGWRTFLVVPELARELQVWTEKSELFEELRSLDLFLAELYQHLDSGSSERPDISSIKRRIQKVTHEMDMCYGKMGSLFRCGSRQTLFANQLMRYADLYAASFINFLYYPFSYLFRAPPVLMAHESTVEHSHRDSGDAGTALPPWLAQHGDPHQQVPQDSSGEEEDDGEA, encoded by the exons ATGGGTAGCGAGGGCCAACGGGGCCCGGCTGCGGCCCGGGGCCCCGGGCAGGGCGACCCCCGGGCCCTGCGGAGGGACTGCCAGCACCG GATCTTCGTCAACCGGAGCCTGGCGCTGGAGAAGATCAAGTGCTTTGGCTTTGACATGGACTACACCTTGGCTA TGTACAAGTCCCCTGACTATGAGGAGCTGGCCTTcgctctgctgctggagcacctTGTTGCCATCGGGTACCCTCCTGAGATCCTGGCCTACAAATATGACCCCAGCTTCCCCACCCG GGGGCTGGTGTTCGATGCCCTGTACGGGAACCTGCTGAAGGTGGATTCCCACGGGAACCTGCTGGTCTGTGCCCATGGCTTCCGTTTCCTCAAGGG agccGAAATCCTCCACTATTACCCCAACAAGTTCATCCAGCGGGATGACATGAAGCGCTTCCACATCCTCAACACCCTCTTCAACCTCACAG AGGCCCACCTCTATGCCTGTCTCGTGGACTTCTTCACCAACTGCTCCAGATATGTCAA CTGTGACACTGGCTACAAGCACGGGAACCTCTTCATGTCCTTCCGCAGCATGTTCCAGGATGTGCGCGAGGCCATGGACCACGTCCACCTCTCT ggctgcctcaAGGAGAAGACGCTGGAGAACCTGGAGAAATATGTGGTGAAGGAT CCCCGTGTGCCGCTGCTGCTGAGCCGCATGAAGGAGGTGGGGAAAGTCTTCCTGGCCACCAACAGTGACTACACCTACACTGAT GCCATCATGTCCTACCTGTTTGACTTCAGCAATGAGGACAAG GCTGACGTCCCACGGCGACCCTGGAGGTCCTACTTCGACCTGATTGTGGTGGACACCCGCAAGCCCCTCTTCTTTGCTGAGGGCACTGTCCTGCGCCAAGTGGACACG GACACGGGGAAGCTGCGCATTGGGACGTACACGGGCCCCCTGCAGCACTGTGCTGTGTACTCCGGTG GCTCCTCGGATGTGGTGTGTGACCTCCTGGGTGTGAAGGGCAAGGACATCCTCTACATGGGGGACCACATCTTCGGGGACATCCTGAAATCCAAGAAGCGGCAGGGCTGGCGCACCTTCCTGGTGGTGCCTGAGCTGGCCCGAGAGCTGCAGGTCTGGACAGAGAAGAGtg AGCTCTTTGAGGAGCTGCGGAGCCTGGATCTCTTCCTGGCCGAGCTGTACCA GCACTTGGACAGTGGCAGCAGTGAGCGCCCAGACATCAGCTCCATCAAGCGCCGGATCCAG AAAGTCACACATGAGATGGACATGTGCTATGGAAAGATGGGCAGCCTGTTCCGCTGTGGCTCGCGTCAGACACTCTTTGCCAACCAGCTGATGCGCTACGCAGACCTCTACGCTGCCTCCTTCATCAACTTCCTCTATTACCCCTTCAGCTACCTCTTCCGGGCTCCCCCTGTCCTG ATGGCTCATGAGTCAACAGTGGAGCACTCTCACCGGGACTCAGGGgatgctggcactgcccttccTCCCTGGCTGGCCCAGCATGGTGACCCTCACCAGCAG GTCCCCCAGGACTCaagtggggaggaggaagatgatggAGAAGCCTGA
- the IL1B gene encoding interleukin-1 beta, with product MAFVPDLDTLESSSLNEETLYGPSCLCPQKKPWLDLEGTSPGVGIQVTVTKGPLSRTFRQAAILVVAVTKLLKQPARKDFADSDLGSFLDDIFEPVSFQCIKGSYTRAPVFRYTRSQSFDILDIDHKCFVLESPTQLVALHLQGPSAGQKVKLNIALYRPRSSQGAPGSGRVPVALGIKGYQLYMSCVMSGTKPVLQLEEADIRRDIESVELTRFIFYRLDSPAEGTTRFESAAFPGWFVCTSLQPRQPVGITNTPDQVNIATYELSGR from the exons ATGGCATTCGTCCCTGATTTGGACacactggagagcagcag CCTGAACGAGGAGACGTTGTATGGCCCCAGCTGTCTGTGCCCGCAGAAG AAGCCCTGGCTGGACTTGGAGGGGACATCGCCTGGGGTGGGCAtccaggtgacagtgacaaaaGGACCCCTTTCCAGGACCTTTCGCCAGGCTGCCATCCTGGTGGTGGCTGTGACCAAGCTCCTGAAGCAGCCGGCACGCAAGGACTTTGCTGACAGTGACCTTGGCAGCTTCTTGGATGATATTTTCG AGCCCGTCTCCTTCCAGTGCATCAAGGGCAGTTATACCAGGGCACCCGTTTTCCGCTACACTCGCTCCCAGTCCTTCGACATCCTGGACATTGACCACAAGTGCTTCGTACTGGAGTCACCCACCCAGCTGGTGGCCCTGCACCTGCAGGGACCTTCTGCTGGACAGAAAG TGAAGCTCAACATTGCTCTGTACCGTCCCCGGTCATCGCAGggtgctccaggctctgggaggGTGCCAGTGGCCTTGGGCATCAAGGGCTACCAGCTCTACATGTCATGTGTGATGAGTGGCACCAAGCccgtgctgcagctggag gaagcTGACATCAGGAGGGATATTGAGAGCGTGGAGCTAACCCGCTTCATCTTCTACCGCCTGGACAGCCCAGCTGAGGGGACCACACGCTTCGAGTCAGCTGCCTTCCCCGGCTGGTTTGTCTGCACGTCCCTGCAGCCCCGCCAGCCCGTGGGCATCACCAACACCCCAGACCAGGTGAACATCGCTACCTACGAGCTGAGCGGGCGCTGA